Part of the Papio anubis isolate 15944 chromosome 6, Panubis1.0, whole genome shotgun sequence genome, GCCTTGCCAAGAGAAAGGGCTTCATGAAAGCAAAAACGACCTGCAAATTGAGGTCAGGAGCAGGAAGGTGTAAACTGAAGGGAGAGGGACCTCCTGCCCACCCCATGTCCTTGCCAGGTGAGGTGGAAGCAGGACATGCAAGCCTAAAGTCTGTGTTGTCTTCCCAGGCACTGATTCACTGGCCCTGCCATGCCCGCGCCACTGTTCCCACTGCTGCTTCGGTTGCTGCTGTCCCGTCTGCTGCTGCCTGTCGCCCGCCTGGCCCGCCAGTACCTCCTGCCCCTGCTGCGCCGATTGGCCCGCCGCCTGGGCTCCCAGGACATGCGAGAGGCTTTGCTGGGCTGTCTGCTGTTCATTCTCAGCCAGCGACACTCGCCAGacgctggggaggcctcaagagtGGACCGcctggagaggagggagaggttaGGCCCCCAGAAGTGAGGCCACGAGTCCTGGCAGCAGCTGAATCCACAAAATGCTTTCTTCTGGAGTAGGATAATCCTGGCACCAGCACTGACCGAAGCCTGCCCAGTGGACAGAAGATATAGTGAGGGTTGTGCACGAGATGGATCTGCCACAGACATGCCTCTCCACTCCcaacagaaatgtctttctgaaagAATGCCTTGCATCTAGCATGAAATCGATCATTGCTCCTCTGTCCTCCAGGAGTTCCTCCCAAAGACCACTCCTAATCACCTCTGGCCTCAGGTGGGAGGGGAACTaacacccacccacccctgccGTCCCTGCAAATTAGAACATCAAGGTTCCCAATGCTTAACTGAGGGACAAGTGACAATTTAGCAGAGAGGAAAGATTTGAATCCAGACTGTCTTCCAGACTCAGGACCTACCTTAAAATAATATCTGAGTTCCCTATGGAGGCAGACCTGCCTGCACAGCCCAGCACtcagcaagtgctcaataaatatttgatttgaaTTATTTCCATGCCTTTGAAAGTCTAATCACCCAGACTGTTGCCCTGCAAAACAGTTTAACCTGGCCTGGcagctggtgggggtgggggagaggagagATGGACAATTGTACAAGGGTTTATTTTGCTACCTATTCCATTGTGGTTTCAGTCTTCACAGCCTGGAAGTTGTTTCCCCCTGCTTAGTTTCGGTCAGCATGTCACACTGTGACCCAGAAatggcttgagtctaggaggaAGTTTGCCTGGCTAGCGAACAGTAGGGAGGAAAATGTCCTCCAGCGAGTTTGAGGACTTCTCAGCTAGTGGTGGTGAGAAGAGGGGTGATACGTTTGCTAAGAGACTGGGTGGGAGGCCACCCAGGGAGGCAGTGCAGAAATCCATCCCCTTGAGGGTCATCCCACCCTTGAAGAGGCTAGGGGTGGGTGACTGGCCTTAAGAACTGACTTCATCATTTCCTTCTCCCTAGTGGGAGGCCCCTGAGGGGTCAAATAAGAGTTAGACCCAGAAGAGTCAATCAACATGCTTAAGGAAACAAAGTACAGtctgggctgggcgctgtggctcacgcctgtaatcccagcactttgggaggcctaggcaggcagatcacctgaggttgggagttcgagacctgcctgaccaccatggagaaaccccgtctctcataaaaatacaaaattagctgggcgtagtggcgtatgcctgtaatcccagctcctccagaggctgaggcaggagaatcgcttgaatctgggaggcggaggttgcagtgagctgagatcgcgccattgcactccagcctggacaacaagagcgaaactccgtcttaaggaaaaaaaaaaaaaaaagatacatttgcATCCCAGCCTCCGGataatttgtttattgtttccagGCAATAATCCTCTCTCTCTGGGTGAATGTTGGGCTCTATCTAGGTTCAGAGGATAGTGAGGAGTACAGGACCCTGTCGGGATTCCAGTCGCCTCTCCACACCTGTCAGAAGGCTTGGTTGGGGAAGAAGTGAGCCCTGAGCTGTGtgccccactcccagccctgcGGGGCTTTCTGCCAGCCGCACGCcgtccctccccaccaccccatcgGCTTCCTTCGGGAGTCTTCAAAGCCAGTGCACGTGCTCCCAGGTCTCAGGGAGGCGACCTAGGGGGAGGGGTAGAGAGAAGGGAGTCCGAGACCCTGGGCCCCTAACCCTGTCCCTTTCCGAAGCCTCAGGTGCCCAAAGGCGCCGGCCGCCAGTCAGGCCCGACGGGCCCCTCCCACTGAGTCGGCTCTGCTTTCCCCGCCCCCGAGCCGTGAGGACTGGACAGAGCCGGCTGCGGAGCTCTGGGCGGGCGCTGGGGTCGCCTGTTGCAGCCTCTCTTCCGCCCGGCGGCCCGCACCGGTCAAGCCCGGCGCGGGCTGCGCTCTCCAGCCGTGGCTATGGCCCCAGCCCCGAGATGAGGAGGGAGAGAACTAGGGGCCTGCAGGCCTGGGAATTTCCGTCCCCCGCAAGTCCGGATGCCCGCTCCACAGTCTCAGCAGGTGCGCTGGGCGGGGCCGGGGGATCTGGGGGTGGGGGCGAGGTCTGCGCTGTTCCCACGCTGCCCGGTGGGACAGGGGGCCAGTAGGGGAACCTGCTGGGCTACAGCGTCTCAGGGGAGTCTGAATCTTTGGTTTCTGGATGCGGGGCCACTTTTCTGGGACTTCAAAGGCCGTTATTAGATGACTGCCTCCCCAAACTCCCCAACCAGTTACAGATGCCCCAGGAACATAGGGTAGGGGGAAGAGGTGTGGAAAATTAGGCTAGAAGACCAGCCCAGACCTAGCTGAACAAAGAATTAAGTCTTCTTGAACCCCGAGCCAGTACCCACACCtgtctttacttaaaaatttttgatgttttattcaCCATggagtctttaaaaacaaaacaaaaacaaaaaccgagtctcgctctgttgttcaggctggagggcagtggtgtgaccacagcatactgcagcctcgacctcatagactcaagtcatcctccagacatcctcccacctcagcctcccaaagtgccgggaccacaggcatgtgtcaacatgcttggctagtttttttttttttttttgaggcggagtcttcactctgtcgcccaggctggagtgcagtggcaccatctcggctcactgcaagctccgtctcccgggttcgcgccattctcctgcctcagcctcccgagtagctgggactacaggcgcccgccaccgcgcccggctaattttttgtattttagtagagacggggtttcaccgtgttagccaggatggtctcgatctcctgacctcgtgatccgcccgcctcggcctcccaaagtgcagggattacaggcgtgagccaccgcgcccggctttttttttttttttaagagatagagtctccctactatgcccaggctggtcttgaactcctaagctcaagtgattcttctaccttggcctcccaaagtgctgggatgacagtgtgagccactgcacttggcatCATGGAATCTTGATTTGTAGACATTgcattaaaacttattttggtaagggccgggcatggtggctcatgcctgtaatcccagtgctttgggaggctgaggcgggcggatcacaaggtcaggagttcgagaccagcctgaccaatgtggtgaaaccctgtctctacttaaaaaaaaaaaaaaacaattagctgggcatggtggcacacgcctgtaatcccagctactcaggaggctgaggcaggagaatctcttgaacccaggaggtggaggttgcagtgagctgagatcacaccactgcactccagcctgggtgacagagtgagactctgtctcaaaggaaaaaaaaaaaaaaaaaaaaaaacttattttggttacattaaaatttatcttttttttttttttgacaaggtcttgctctgttgcccaggctggagtgcaatggcaggatgatggctcactgcagcctcgacctcctgggctctagtgaacctcccgcctcagcctctggagtagctggaaccacaggctcgagccaccatgcctggctaatttattttaatttttttgtagagatggggtctcactatgttgcccaggctggtcttgaactcctgggctcaagtgatccacctcggcctcccagagtgctgagatttcaggcatgagccactgctcttggccTAAAATTTATCTTGATTAATGAGGTTTTTGGCTCCCCCTTACATTTTACACCCCTGGCAAGTGCCTTACTGGCCTCTCCCTAGTCCCAGCCCTGTCACAAGGCCATGGAGATATAGTCACAAACACAACTGAGAACATAGACGGTCATGAGACATGTGCTGGTTACCAACCCCCAGGCCAAACAAACACACTTCCAGCAAACACAGATGACTTGTTGGTGACAGCTGAGAGGACACAGGCCTGGGGAGAGAGAGGACTGTGTGTGAGGTGGTAAGTCATGCTTGGGGCCTGCCAAGTGGGGGAGGGAGTCTGGGGCAAGCCACCGTCCCATATAGGGTGGTGGATAAGGTGGAGAGTAGGGGTGCAGCAGGACCAacccttcccaccccaccccttagACAGGGACCTGAGGGAgctcagggagggagagaggccagAAGACCAGGCAGAGACTGAAGAGAGCTGGCAAGGTTTGGCTAGAAAAACTCCAGACAAGGCCTGTGTGAGTTGGGGCTCCCCAGGCTGTCCAGCAGGGGGCCCTGGCACCCAGCAACCTCCTCTGCTTGGGAGGTGGCTACAGAGGGGTGTGGGTGCTGGCTAGGGGCCCAGCAGGATGGATGCCAGATAGACTTCTCTCCAACAATAACAGCACTGGCTGTTGCCGTCCGCCTAGCCGGCAGGGCCCCAGCGCGGGTGGGGAGAGGAACCAGCCTTCCCCAGTCTGGCCTGAGACCCTCACCACTTCCCTCCAGTTTTCTTCCACCTCCAGTCCCCTTTGTACACAATTGCAGCCACTGGCCACCAGCCTTGCCATGCCTGGCAGATCTTCTGACCACTAGCCCTGCCACCCCCACAGACCCAGAGACCAGGAAAGGAGGGTGGGGAGCGAGGAAGGGGGCCaaggcagaggggagaggagggctaggagaggaagagagagagactggacaAACATGAGGGTGGGAATTAGGGGGTTGTGGACAGACATGAAGCCACTCTCAAGTCACGGAGCAGTGCCTAGAAAAACACCACCCAAACCCATCTTCCTGCCCTCTGGTTAGGGCTGGCGGGGATGTGGGGGATGGGTGGGGTGGGTGAGGGTTGGGAAGGGATATGTGTGTCATCTCTGTGGGGCATGGAAACACAAGGCTGGGGACACCCATTCTGGAGTAGCTTGGGGAGAGCCACTGACCCTAAGCAGAAAAGCCACCTCTCTCCTTAgggctctgtttctctggggacAGGATAGGACTACCTTATCCCTATGATGTGAGGTACTGCCAATTGTTAATCAGTGTCTGTGGCTTCTCTAGGGGACAAGCCCTTTGGGTCAGTGGGCATGGGGTGAGCAGCGTGGGTTGGATTTTCTCCTCAGGACCTTTCCAGCCTTAGGATCACGCTCTAGCACTGAGTGCTGCTGGAAGGGCAGGGAGTGCACCCCACCCTACCCCATTTATTGCTCAACCAAAGAGAGggcctccctccccctcccttggAGGGACTTGCTGGACCACCCCTCAGCACGCCCACACCTTCCTCCTCAGCTAGTGGAGGACGTGATCAGCAAGGCTTCCGCCTCTCAGGACGGCTGGGACAATAGGATTCACTCAGGATGTAAGGCTGTTCCTGgctttttctcttcccattcccagctgtgcctcagttttccaaagtgctggatttagaAAGGGTGAATTATGAGGGAGTTGGAGGGTTGTGCCCCTGTCCCCCTCCGCGCGCACACACAAGCACAGGCAGAGGCACATACCCCCTCCAAGTCAAAGTTGTGGGTGGTGTGGTGTTTGCGCGTCTGTGGCTGGGACTGGATGTGTCAGGGATGGGGAAACCATCATGCTGGTCACAGAAAATGGGAGGTGGGGACAGAAGCAGTTTTGAAGGAAAATAAGAGGGGGACTGAAAGAAAGAAGGGGGCGTTGAAAGGGAGGGCGCTGGGAGGAAAAAGGTGCAGTGTGGAGGAAGCGCGGCGTGGGCGGGGCTTGGGAAGAGATAACGGAACATCTGAGGTGGAGTGGGCCGTAGGGCGTCGGGGCCGTTCTGAGTAGCGGGTGTGTAAATGGAACAGTCCCGAGGTAGATTTTATGGGAGTCTGCTGAGGTTCTTAATGTGTGGCTGTACCCTCCAGCCCCATGTGCCCCACACGAAGGACAACCTTGGTGTGGCAGGGCCCAAAGAGGTCCTGTCTACCGAAATAACACCACCAGGCGGCCCTGGGGGCGCAGGGGCTCGGTGTGGGGACCGCAGAGCGCGCGGAGTCGCCGTGGGGTGGCGgggcgggccgggggcggggccgcggGCTCGCGGGTGTAGGGAGGGAGGTGGCAGTGGGCTCAGGGCGGGGCGGGCCCAGCGGAGGGCGGGTTTGAATGTGCCCCGGCGGGCGCGGGAAGCTGCAGGAAGAGCGCGCGGATCTCAACGCGGGAGCACTGCTTCTCAGGCAGGTGCTGCCCGGGGCCGGGGACTGGGGACCGCCAGGGCAGAAGACGCCGCTGCCCGCTTGCCACAGAGGGCAGGGAGGCCGGGTCTGACGGCTCCGCAGCCCGGAGAAGGATCGCCGGGTGGGGCCCCAGTGCGGAGCGTGCGGAGACGCGCAGCACGTGGCGCGCACGGGCCAGGGAGCCAGAGGACCCTGCGGGGACCGGGACCCGAGCTGGGCTGGACAGCTTGTCTCCCGGGCCTGAAACAGACTGCGGTCACGTTGACCTCAGCAAGGGGCAGGCGAGTGGACGGGTGATCCCGATCGATCTGGTCGGTAACAGGGAGGGGCCGTGCCGCCGACTGCGCTGGCGGAGGGaatggggatggggatggaggCTCGCGAGCGGAGGTGCGGGGCTGTCTCTTTAACCTGGGTCTTTTACTGGCTAAAGTCGTATCCCTGGCGTCTCCTTCCAGCGCACGTCCTCATTTACTGGTTTACTGTCAGAGTGTATGAGAGGGCGAAGACACACACTCCTCGGCTTTGCTTACCAGGAGAGAGCAGTCGTAGGTCAAGGCTGGCTCCAACCCTGCCCTCACACCTCTAGGGGTCTCTCTCCAGCCCCGTTGTCGTCCTTTTGCCTACTCCTCTCGGTGGCCTCCAGACCCTTCAGCTTTCCTACTGCTTGTGTTAGCTCCCCATGCCAGGATGTGTGTGATGGGGCGGGGCTGAGGTGCCTGACACTCAAGTCAGGCTGGGAATGATCTTGGTCTCCAcctcatttttccctttaattgGATCAGAGTTCCCCCCCACCTCCCAGTCTACAGGGCTAGCTGAGAAGCAGCTTTTATACCTCTCTCCATTCCAAAAGGAGCTTGAACATTTAATTTGGATTCTAGCTCCTCCActcaccagctctgtgacctcaggcaagttactcaacctctctgaacttcagctGGCCCAATCTATTCAGTGCTAGTACTAGCTTATGGGTGGTTGTGAGGAAAAGACGAGAGATCTGCAGATAGTGGCTGGCCCCATATGAGATCCTGGGAGTGGAGAATTGCAGGAGAGGTGTTGGgagtctggaggcagggaggtaCTCAATTTGGTGGCTGCTTTCAGGGGCCCACCTCAGCAGGCCAAAGCATAGTTGGAGGGACACCGGATGCTCTGAGCTGGTATCAGATCCCTGTTTGCTGCTGGGCAAAGGCAGACGAGCAAAACACGAAGGCTGGCCAGCTGAATGTTAGGATATGGGCAGGAGGAGAGGGCTGCCCGTGGTGGAGTTGAATTGTGCCCAAGACTGGAATGGGAACTCCTGAGAACAGAGAGAGCAGGGGTGTAGCTGGGGGATagggaagaaataaatacttCTTCTCTAAGCCCAAGCCAGTTTTACCCAGGAGAACAGGAGCTAttctccccaccccaggcctccaTCTGCTTTGAAGTTGCACCTGCCCTTTACTTCCAGGAATCTTGCCTGTGGGGTGGAGTACAGGGTATGCGGGTATGAGGTAAGAACCTAAAGGAAGAGTCCTTACTACCGAATAGAAAACCTGAGACctaggcagggtgcggtggctcatgcctgtaatcccagccactttgggaagccaaggtgggtggatcacctgaggtcgggagttccaaaccagcctggtcaacatggtgaaaccccgtctctactaaaaatacagaaatcagccaggcgtggtggcaggagcctgtattcccagctactcaggaggctgaggcaggagaatcacttgaacctgggaggcagaatttgcagtgagccaagattgtgccattgcac contains:
- the MYMX gene encoding protein myomixer; this translates as MPAPLFPLLLRLLLSRLLLPVARLARQYLLPLLRRLARRLGSQDMREALLGCLLFILSQRHSPDAGEASRVDRLERRERLGPQK